The Piliocolobus tephrosceles isolate RC106 chromosome 16, ASM277652v3, whole genome shotgun sequence DNA window aacccgggaggcggaggttgcagtgagccgagattgtgcccctggactccagcctggccagtaagagcaaaactcagcctcaaataaaaataaaaattaaaaaaataaaatgggactgaagaggccgggtgtggtggatcacacctgtaatgccagcactgtggaaggccgaggcaggtagatcacatgaggtcaggagtttgagaccagcctggccaacatggtgaagccctatctctactgaaaatacaaaaaattagctgggcatggttggtggacccctgtaatcccacctaattgggaggctgaggcaggagaatcgcttgaatccaagaggcggaggttgcagtgagccaagattgtgccactgcactccaacctgggcaacaggagcgaaactccgtctcagaaaaaaaaaaaaaaaaggaaaagaactgaaGAGTACCTACCCACAAAATTCATtcgcttttttaaaataagtgagaTAACACATTGAAGAACCTGGTACAATTCTTACTATGTTAAGTGCACAATACCTGTTAGTTGCTATTAGACACTTGGGGCCTTGGAAATACCCATTTACACCCAGTTGAAGTATAAGAGAGGTGGTGCTGCCACCCTGAATGCAGGTTCAAGTGAGATTAAAATTACAGTAAGTCGTccgggtacagtagctcatgcctgtaatcccagcactttgggaggctgaggtgggcatttcacgaggtcaggagatcgagaccatcctggctaacacggtgaaaccccgtctctactaaaaatacaaaaaattagctgggcgtggtggcgggcgcctgtagtcccagctgcttgggaggctgaggcaggagaatggagtgaacccaggaggcgaagcttgaagtgaactgagattgtgccactgcactccagcctgggcgacagagcaagactctgtctcaaaaaaaaaaaaaaaaaaaattacagtaagtcctcacctaATGTTGTCCATAGATTTTTATAAACTGTGACTTTAAAAATGATGTATATCAAAACCAAGTTTTTTTCATTAACATTGTAACAAAATGACGTTACTTAAATCCAGGTTATTTGAGGACCTTCTGTACTTGATTTGCTCACCTGCTTAAAGTCGCAGTTACTAAGAACCTATTGATGACATTAAGGGCTTACTGTATGCAAATGATTGCTTGGGAATTTGTAGAGGGGTCTGTCACTTTCTTGGTGAGGTAAGGGTTGTACAGATATGTGATTTCCCTGATCCGTCTTCTCCCAGGTCACTCTACACGACATGATCCTGAAAAATATCGAGAAGATCAAACGGCCCCGGAGCAGCAATGCAGAGACTCTGTACtgaggccagggccagggccaggggacTCTGTGAGTCTGGCTCAAGACCGACATTGCCTTGGTTTGTTACATGACTATCGTGATGGGGAAACTGGCTGGAAATAGTAATCACACCTCTCTGTTTTTAGTTAGAGTCTAATGAAACTCTCATCTAGTTCTGTGATGTGTTTACCTCTTTTTTCAGGCCTCAGGAACTCTTCTATTTCCTTCCCTAATACCCCACACCCAACCTGTCGTAATTTCTGGAGAACTCCAGGTTTGTGTGTGCAGGATGTTGGCGCAAAAATACTTGTGTTTtcactctcctcctctctccctcccgtGTCTTGcgctttatgttttcttcttttgataatCAGTTGGTTAAAAGCTGAAGGGAACCGGAAGGAAAGTGCTAGGTGTTTTTTAGGAACTAGGGTGGCGGGGGGATGAACTTCTCTTCCTCACATGAGGTTactgtttctttcctctgtggGGCATTGGATCCTTCCACAGTTGCTCTGGTGATGACTTCGGGCTTTGCATGTGTGTACATCCCACCTTGAATCTTGATCATGACAAGAAACACCTTTGGCCTTCAGTCAGTTCCCAAGCTCCTTCAGATGTTTTATAATGAGCGTTttcacatacacatgtgtgtatgtacgtaTACACCCgtacagacatgcacacacacactcctactcCATTAGCTAACATACCCTCCCTCTCCACGATCCCTGTCATGTACCTTTCAGGAGGTGATGGTTGTCTTAGTTGTCATCTACCCAAACAAACGTCCTGGGCCCGTCCTCCCCCCTGATACTGTAGCCTCTTGGTACCCCGGGTGAGTTGGTGGAGAACAGAGAGATGAGAAGCAGAGGGCTTGGGGAAGGCCTCTCTGACTCAGCCCTTTTTGGCATTATTGCAAAAGTTTGACTCCTGGTTGCCTTTTCCCAGCCAGTTGTCAGTTGGGGTGAAGATGTCTGTAAGTGTGAGGTCTGGACGCTGCTGCTCATGTTGGGCTTTCCTTTTGGGaaatatttctcttatttataGTGTCGGGCTTCTGGGGAAAGCAATCattggtgtgtatgtgtatgtgcacgcacacacatacatatacacgtTTGTGTATGTGGAAATGCGCTGGGCAAGTCAAAACTATAGAAGAGTTGTCTCCTGTCTCTCGAATCTTCCGGAGATATCACTTAACTGTTAATAGCTTTTGTGTTAATCCCCATCAGCCCCCAGTTCTTTTATTCTACCACGGCTGGGGCGTTGATACCTGCAGTCAGCCTGCCAGTGACTTTTAGTGTCTGTTTCCGACTTCTTATTCCTGTCTCTGTCTTCCAACCCCCAATGATATTTCCACCTGGGATGCATCATTTGTACTCCCGATATTCTGTAGAGAAGGAGTCAGGATGCTGTCTTCCCACGAATAGTACTCAGTAACAAACCAACTGCATTTTAGTTGGGCAGTGCTCCCACCCACCCTCCAGATCCCTTCCAGCTAAaacccttccccttccctccatgTGTTTCTCAGTTCCCCGTTTTGTTTGTTGGATTGTTCCACTGCCCCTCCTCCTCACCCTACCACCCTTGGATCGTAATGTAAAATTCTTTTACCATgtcaagaaattattaaaaatacaggtaCTTTGACCTCTTTCTAAAGCCGCAGACCCTGGTGCAATGCTCTGGTGGCTAGGGACGTACTCATGCTTGCATGTGTGCACACTCGGACACCCACCTCCATGGACACCTAGCCACCCTGTTGTGTGTCCTTATGCCAGTTGAGCTGAATCTTTTCCCCAGTATAGTGGAAAGACTGAGGCTTCTGCCTACTGAGCTAGGGTGGGTGCTTTATTTGTGTTCAGTATGAATTATGGGAAAGTTAGCTCTTCCCAGACCTAAGCTGCCTTCTTTCCCTACTTTCAGAAGATCCTAGTTCCTTCTTTCTGAGTGATACCCGTGAGCTGCCAGTAGAGGCTGCTATTGCTCCATGTGTAAGGAATGACCTGGTTCAAGGCATGTCCTACCCAATCATTTTCTTTACCTTATACTAATTCTCCCTGAATAATGTCTCAGTTTCTTGAGGAGACTCATAGTTTTGGTTTTCAAATTACTTGGAGGGCTGCCTAGGAATCTATCTCCCTCTGAAATAAAAGTTTCCTCAACTTGCACCTTGCAAGTAGCCTTCTGATTTCCAATGATCCCCTCGTTGCCTCTGTGAAGAGTTTAAGGTCTTGAACAATGGAGAAGCAgctgctctgttctgtttcagaGATGACTACCAAAAGCTAGCGGTTTGTGAGTGCCTCCCCTGTGCCGGGCTGTTAAGTACCTAATGTGCATGATCACATTTAATCTTTAGGAATCTGTAGGGTAGTTGTATCTATttgttacagatgaggacactgagactcAGGATAAGTTTTTCTGCTAAGTTTACACAGCTGAGGGAACTGGGATTGGTGGACAACCCTGATTACTAAGCCCAGGCTCTCAGCCACTCCACTGGATGGAAAAGGCCTGACTACAAATCAAGGGCTTGGCATTAGGCAACAGGCAGAATTCAGTGCTTACTGCTGAACATGGCAGTGAATCCTGGAGTTGTTGGGATGCAGTTCCTGCCAGGAGATAGGAAAATGGACAGCTCAGTGCTTGCATGCAGGCTGTAGAGCTTAATTGGGCATCTGAGGTTTGTGCTTTTCCTGAGACCCATTCTGGGTGGAAACTGGAGGTTAGCATCGTTAACCCAGATTCCCTTTCATCTGGTCTAAATGGTGGAAATCAGTAGTTAGTACTGACTGCTACCAGTGGGAGTTCAGGGGCAAGGAAGAGGCTATGCATGTGGAAGCAGTGCCTTGGGCCAAACCACAGGACAGAAAATTGGAACAGAATTACATAAATCAAGGTCAGAAATTTCCTGCCCAACCCATGGGGTGGAGTTTTCTCCATTCCTATCCATCCTAGTGAATATAAACCCTGACTTGATGTCAGTAACTGGAGGGAGCGGCTGTTAGAACTCTGATTTCAGCTCTCAGCATCCACTATGCATCTCAAGATAGTCCTGGCGTTCCTGGCACTGTCCCTCATTACCATCTTTGCCCTGGCCTATGTTTTGCTGACCAGCCCAGGTGGTTCCAGCCAGCCTCCCCACTGCCCCTCTGTATCCCATAGAGCCCAGCCCTGGCCACACCCTGGCCAGAGCCAGCTGTTTGCAGACCTGAGCCGAGAGGAGCTGACAGCTGTGATGCGCTTTCTGACCCAGCGGCTGGGGCCCGGGCTAGTGGATGCAGCCCAGGCTCAGCCCTCGGACAACTGCATCTTCTCAGTGGAGCTGCAGCTGCCCCCCAAGGCTGCAGCCCTGGCCCACCTGGACAGGGGGAGCCCCCCACCTGCCCGAGAGGCACTGGCCATCGTCCTCTTTGGTGGACAACCCCAGCCCAATGTGAGTGAGCTGGTGGTGGGGCCGCTGCCTCACCCCTCCTACATGCGGGACGTGACTGTGGAGCGTCATGGCGGGCCCCTGCCCTATCACCGTCGCCCGCTGCTGAGAGCTGAGTTTACGCAGATGTGGAGGCATCTGAAAGAGGTGGAGCTACCCAAGGCACCCATCTTCCTGGCTTCCACCTTCAACTACAATGGCTCTACCTTGGCAGCTGTGCATGCCACCCCTCGGGGCTTGCGCTCGGGGGACCGAGCTACCTGGATGGCCCTCCACCATAACATCTCAGGTGTTGGTCTTTTCCTTCACCCCGTGGGGCTGGAGCTACTACTGGACCACAGGGCCCTGGACCCTGCCCACTGGACTGTCCAGCGGGTTTTCTACCTTGGGCACTACTATGCAGACTTGGGCCAGTTGGAACGGGAGTTTAAGTCTGGCCGGTTGGAAGTGGTTAGAGTTCCTCTACCTCCACCAAATGGAGCTTCATCCCTGAGGTCTCGGAACTCTCCAGGTCCTCTTCCCCCTCTTCAGTTCTCACCCCAGGGTTCCCAGTACAGTGTGCAGGGAAACCTGGTGGTATCCTCCCTCTGGTCATTTACCTTTGGCCATGGGGTGTTCAGCGGCCTGAGGATTTTTGATGTTCGGTTCCAGGGTGAGCGAGTAGCCTATGAAGTCAGTGTCCAGGAGTGTATGTCTATCTATGGTGCCGATTCACCGAAGACGATGCTGACTCGCTATTTGGATAGCAGCTTTGGACTTGGCCGTAACAGCCGAGGCTTGGTGCGGGGAGTGGACTGCCCCTATCAAGCCACAATGGTGGACATCCATATACTAGTGGGCAAAGGGGCAGTCCAGCTGCTTCCGGGGGCTGTGTGTATATTTGAGGAAGCCCAGGGACTGCCTCTCCGAAGGCACCACAATTACCTTGAAAATCATTTCTATGGTGGTTTGGCCAGCTCAGCCCTTGTGGTCAGGTCTGTGTCATCTGTGGGCAACTATGACTACATTTGGGACTTTGTGTTGTACCCAAACGGGGCACTTGAAGGGCGGGTCCATGCCACGGGTTATATCAACACAGCTTTCCTGAAAGGGGGAGAGGAGGGCCTCCTCTTTGGGAACCGTGTGGGGGAACGAGTGCTGGGAACGGTGCATACACATGCCTTCCACTTCAAGCTGGACCTGGATGTGGCAGGTGAGTGCTGAGGGATGAGGGCTTGGGGGTGGGGTcaggtggggtggagggaagggaagggaatctCCCAGGTCAAGCTGAGATAAGTGGCAAGAGCGGGGTGTTCCAGCACCACAGCTCTAGTGGCAACAGGACAGGGACTGAGCATATTCAGTGCAGTCAGTCTGGTATTGGGCTACTGGGTATATGGCAAAAGGTGAAAAGGGTTCCCCCGCCTAG harbors:
- the AOC2 gene encoding retina-specific copper amine oxidase yields the protein MHLKIVLAFLALSLITIFALAYVLLTSPGGSSQPPHCPSVSHRAQPWPHPGQSQLFADLSREELTAVMRFLTQRLGPGLVDAAQAQPSDNCIFSVELQLPPKAAALAHLDRGSPPPAREALAIVLFGGQPQPNVSELVVGPLPHPSYMRDVTVERHGGPLPYHRRPLLRAEFTQMWRHLKEVELPKAPIFLASTFNYNGSTLAAVHATPRGLRSGDRATWMALHHNISGVGLFLHPVGLELLLDHRALDPAHWTVQRVFYLGHYYADLGQLEREFKSGRLEVVRVPLPPPNGASSLRSRNSPGPLPPLQFSPQGSQYSVQGNLVVSSLWSFTFGHGVFSGLRIFDVRFQGERVAYEVSVQECMSIYGADSPKTMLTRYLDSSFGLGRNSRGLVRGVDCPYQATMVDIHILVGKGAVQLLPGAVCIFEEAQGLPLRRHHNYLENHFYGGLASSALVVRSVSSVGNYDYIWDFVLYPNGALEGRVHATGYINTAFLKGGEEGLLFGNRVGERVLGTVHTHAFHFKLDLDVAGLKNWVVAEDVVFKPVAAPWNPEHWLQRPQLTRQVLGKEDLTAFSLGSPLPRYLYLASNQTNAWGHQRGYRIQIHSPLGIHIPLESDMERALSWGRYQLVVTQRKEEESQSSSIYHQNDIWTPTVTFADFINNETLLGEDLVAWVTASFLHIPHAEDVPNTVTLGNRVGFLLRPYNFFDEDPSIFSPGSVYFEKGQDAGLCSVNPVACLPDLAACVPDLPPFSYQGF